In the Nitrospirales bacterium LBB_01 genome, one interval contains:
- a CDS encoding radical SAM protein, whose product MESKYSIDDISYTLTEFCPGHCRYCSIWKLQDKRQDELKSHELDLLFSSKHLSIKKVHLTGGEPHKSPTYIKAVDSIHKYLPDTVIDTPISGWYPDLHEETARYVTSRFPLYRLDISLDGDDKTYGKIRLYKDGFAKAVETAKRLRAIPGMVVRFQFTIYVENYHLINWVYEFAKSLGVGLYMGFGRFNPDRFKNSIDNLTNRELSLNDFVPPKEIRQEIYRRLAEIGFDKSRYASKYYWQRAIWENEPVRFDCYMGRRSIDIDPYGSVYPCLLWLPELRMGNIREAGSLDAVLESETASNVLATIEKGGCKSKCLYTCALKAKIIEPSVPAHGLKDYDKKYGFVFDENDLIPLVPWWDNG is encoded by the coding sequence ATGGAAAGTAAATATAGCATTGATGATATATCATACACTCTAACCGAGTTTTGCCCTGGCCACTGCCGATACTGCTCCATCTGGAAACTTCAGGATAAGCGCCAGGATGAGTTGAAATCTCATGAGTTGGATTTGTTATTCTCATCTAAACACCTGTCAATAAAGAAAGTTCATCTAACCGGTGGTGAGCCTCATAAAAGTCCGACATATATCAAAGCGGTTGATTCAATCCATAAGTACCTGCCTGATACCGTAATAGACACGCCGATTAGTGGCTGGTACCCTGACTTGCATGAGGAAACGGCAAGGTATGTGACCTCTCGGTTTCCACTCTACAGACTTGATATATCGCTGGATGGCGATGACAAGACTTATGGGAAAATCCGCCTGTATAAGGATGGATTTGCAAAGGCGGTTGAGACTGCAAAAAGACTTAGGGCAATACCAGGAATGGTGGTGCGTTTTCAGTTTACAATTTATGTGGAAAACTATCATCTAATCAATTGGGTTTATGAATTTGCAAAGAGCCTCGGTGTTGGACTCTATATGGGTTTTGGGCGGTTTAATCCTGACAGATTTAAAAACTCTATTGATAATTTAACAAACCGAGAGCTTTCCCTAAATGACTTCGTGCCGCCAAAAGAGATTAGGCAGGAGATTTACAGGCGGCTTGCAGAGATTGGTTTTGACAAAAGCCGCTATGCTTCAAAGTATTATTGGCAGCGGGCTATCTGGGAGAATGAGCCTGTGCGCTTTGACTGCTACATGGGACGCCGCTCTATAGACATTGATCCCTACGGTAGCGTGTATCCGTGTCTTTTGTGGTTGCCGGAACTTAGGATGGGAAACATCAGAGAGGCTGGCTCACTGGATGCCGTGTTGGAGTCTGAGACTGCCTCAAATGTTCTTGCAACAATAGAGAAGGGCGGCTGCAAAAGCAAGTGCCTTTATACGTGCGCACTGAAGGCAAAAATCATAGAGCCATCTGTGCCGGCGCACGGACTTAAGGATTACGATAAGAAATACGGTTTTGTGTTTGACGAAAATGACTTAATCCCTCTTGTTCCCTGGTGGGACAATGGGTAG
- a CDS encoding Uma2 family endonuclease, whose protein sequence is MSVHILKIMQTLERDFDLTEIIEGEEIMGPSPFGRHQMIISNLNYIIQHYVKAKPIGHVYFAPLDVIFEEEINRLQPDILFIRKENMSIFQDWVRGVPDMICEVVSPGTYVRDTAVKRAIYEKYRVPEYWIVIPELSAIEILIIENNKYKTHSFAEIEGVVTSKVIDGLEVNIKEVFE, encoded by the coding sequence ATGTCTGTTCATATACTTAAAATTATGCAGACACTTGAAAGGGATTTTGACTTAACTGAGATTATCGAAGGAGAGGAAATAATGGGGCCTAGTCCATTTGGGAGACATCAGATGATTATCAGCAATCTGAATTACATTATTCAACACTATGTCAAAGCGAAGCCTATAGGACACGTTTACTTTGCACCGCTTGACGTAATTTTTGAAGAAGAGATTAACAGGTTGCAACCCGATATATTGTTCATACGGAAAGAGAATATGTCAATATTTCAGGACTGGGTTAGAGGCGTGCCTGATATGATATGTGAGGTAGTCTCTCCCGGCACATACGTAAGAGACACTGCCGTCAAAAGAGCGATATATGAAAAATACCGTGTACCTGAGTACTGGATAGTCATACCGGAACTTAGCGCCATTGAAATCCTAATCATTGAAAACAATAAGTATAAAACACATTCCTTTGCAGAAATTGAGGGCGTGGTTACATCTAAAGTTATAGACGGGCTTGAAGTCAATATCAAAGAAGTGTTTGAATAA
- a CDS encoding DUF354 domain-containing protein, with amino-acid sequence MGRAIWIDLATPKSVMFFRKIIEKLYQKGIETFVTSRQGDDYTETTELLDLYEIKYRSVGKFGGGELKGKLHASLLRQMDFMETIAGMDAEIADAAQKVEKLVCLCSVDANRVAFGLKIPIVNFYDIPLSDHTSNFLKALPQARLTLPLSAHVFKPFMVPDDIFTRFSLEKAQVYSYEFIDPVLWLCDFKQDINVYKGILNSIGADSKKPVIVVREEEYKASYVDKQYPLLYRALPEIYKKTEANIIIVPRYELDYLKTLFPFAYVLENKIKIQHLLAYCDLFIGGGGTINVESTFFGTPTVSTRSFVSHYDKFLMDVGLMKWVSSETQLIDTVLNSMGKKKEALSQQFYDRQVEQALCFSEKFVSWLVSGNEDEERFNGIC; translated from the coding sequence ATGGGTAGGGCGATATGGATTGATCTTGCAACACCAAAAAGTGTGATGTTCTTTCGTAAGATAATAGAAAAGCTGTACCAAAAAGGCATTGAAACATTTGTAACCTCACGGCAAGGGGATGATTACACTGAAACCACTGAGCTTTTAGACTTGTATGAGATAAAGTATCGGAGTGTTGGGAAATTTGGCGGGGGGGAGTTGAAGGGAAAACTTCATGCCTCTCTGCTTAGGCAGATGGATTTTATGGAAACCATTGCCGGTATGGATGCCGAAATCGCCGATGCTGCCCAAAAGGTGGAAAAGCTGGTCTGCCTGTGTTCGGTGGATGCTAACCGTGTAGCATTTGGACTTAAAATTCCAATTGTGAATTTTTACGACATACCGCTATCTGACCACACAAGCAATTTTTTAAAAGCACTTCCTCAGGCTCGTTTAACGCTTCCGCTTTCTGCTCATGTGTTTAAACCCTTCATGGTGCCGGATGATATATTTACCAGATTTTCACTTGAGAAGGCACAAGTGTATTCATACGAATTTATTGACCCTGTCTTATGGCTTTGTGATTTTAAACAGGATATAAACGTCTATAAGGGGATTTTAAACTCCATAGGCGCTGACTCTAAAAAACCTGTAATAGTCGTGCGTGAGGAGGAATACAAAGCCTCTTACGTTGATAAGCAGTATCCTCTTTTATATAGAGCGCTGCCTGAGATATACAAAAAAACAGAGGCAAATATAATAATCGTGCCCCGATATGAGCTGGATTATTTGAAAACTCTTTTCCCGTTTGCCTATGTGCTAGAAAACAAAATAAAAATTCAGCATCTTCTTGCCTACTGCGACCTTTTTATCGGAGGAGGCGGCACGATAAACGTGGAGTCAACTTTTTTTGGCACTCCCACAGTGTCAACCCGCTCTTTTGTCAGCCACTATGACAAGTTTCTAATGGATGTGGGTCTTATGAAGTGGGTATCATCTGAGACCCAGCTAATTGATACGGTGTTAAATTCGATGGGTAAAAAGAAAGAGGCGCTATCTCAGCAATTTTATGACCGTCAGGTTGAGCAGGCGCTTTGTTTTTCTGAAAAGTTTGTATCATGGCTTGTAAGCGGTAATGAAGACGAAGAAAGATTTAACGGTATTTGTTAA